The following proteins are encoded in a genomic region of Magallana gigas chromosome 1, xbMagGiga1.1, whole genome shotgun sequence:
- the LOC109620100 gene encoding uncharacterized protein → MSWATPSGRSETVVTPKSIACTMVAHSPKTDVGQITKTPCDTSAEVIESSLDDIRRTTSSGSETVVTPGTMTCIAVTHPPRSDVDRLAATTCDKSAVVIESVFDDMSWATPSGRSETVVTPGSIACTMVAHSPKSDVGPMKTTMCDTSDAEFLNDLLDFSSGSEYIPEDDELDESDPEASESSPIEKKRKPLQYSEGKTGGKNQCQKERILKELAENDEVISDSNSDISVEYPDFSALNKPSLLPVPLLNDEFSSADDSDVPLEDQNIDPETVAYDEKFPKIYVKLVRKSQTTKLGKKKKTERVYDSHYPCIFCGKMQTNFSHHLMSSLHMNEAEVQAIPKVNSTMTKEEKQKTVKERKTKFELLRLRGIHKHNTNVISEGKGEIILARRSTEREFDLNAVGPCPRCFAWHQLKNLKRHQKLCPKYDADESYSSQTSLNIQSKTLVGRISDQASKLVVTEVFTIMQPDHVSQVAQTDPLIISLGNQLMDRNRGNRVMRKYYTSQGMRLSAKLLIALKETTGHDEDLNYFLQPSQFVNVAEAALKCSNQDSIDEEDLSSPSNAIKLGYDIKSLASSKLASAIIHADEKRQKEAENFLQLMKMQWTVKVTKLARMVLQERQYKPKSLPTPEDIKKITEFMKTEICNLDLTDISYANYKKVVVLTLARITLYNRRRCHEVQAIRLKAYNQRKTGQDDVQAQLMKELTSFEAHLLMTQEVVEIRGKVGRCVPVILPLETRQALSFIASKIVRKACSIPVESPYLFGSKTGGVFRAYDAISTVAQEAGLSSPSLIRTSNMRKYMATMVQALDTSEAERSWIIQHLGHNMDVHLHHYRQTSDVLERTEVAKILLIQDFGIVPHYVGRKLSDIQLDDIISTGESTSDVGSQVKPAFEQQQDDDSVIPEYNGNPMNSDDEDGFSKPKKTERKRWSKEEEDELKKLFKANFEKDYCPKQLEIEKIMKKSREKGGLIHLRPRDNIKKKVSGMLVKMRKKKDG, encoded by the exons ATGAGTTGGGCGACACCATCTGGCCGTTCAGAAACGGTAGTTACTCCAAAATCTATTGCATGCACTATGGTTGCCCACTCTCCCAAGACAGATGTAGGTCAGATAACAAAGACCCCGTGTGATACATCTGCAG AGGTCATTGAAAGTTCTCTTGATGACATAAGAAGGACAACATCATCTGGTTCAGAAACGGTAGTTACTCCAGGAACTATGACATGCATTGCAGTTACCCACCCCCCCAGGTCAGATGTAGATCGATTGGCAGCAACCACGTGTGATAAATCtgcag TGGTCATTGAAAGTGTTTTTGATGACATGAGTTGGGCGACACCATCTGGCCGTTCAGAAACAGTAGTTACTCCAGGATCTATTGCATGCACTATGGTTGCCCACTCTCCAAAGTCAGATGTAGGTCCGATGAAAACGACCATGTGTGATACATCTGATGCTGAATTTTTAAATGACCTGTTGGATTTTTCTTCTGGTAGTGAATATATTCCTGAAGATGATGAATTGGATGAAAGTGACCCAGAAGCCAGTGAATCTTCACcaatagagaaaaaaagaaaacccctGCAATACTCTGAAGGAAAAACTGGGGGAAAAAATCAATGCCAGAAAGAAAGAATCTTAAAAGAACTAGCTGAAAATGATGAAGTAATTAGTGATAGCAATAGTGATATATCAGTGGAGTATCCAGATTTCAGTGCGCTAAATAAGCCATCTTTGCTTCCAGTGCCATTGTTAAATGATGAATTTTCAAGTGCTGATGATTCAGATGTCCCTTTAGAGGATCAAAATATAGATCCTGAGACTGTTGCTTATGATGAAAAGTTTCCAAAGATATATGTTAAACTGGTACGGAAAAGCCAAACAACCAAATTAGGCAAAAAGAAGAAGACTGAAAGAGTGTATGATTCACACTATCCTTGTATTTTCTGTGGCAAGATGCAAACCAATTTTTCGCATCATTTAATGAGTTCTCTTCACATGAATGAAGCAGAAGTACAGGCTATCCCAAAGGTCAACTCCACAATGACGAAAGAAGAAAAGCAAAAAACtgtaaaagaaagaaagacCAAATTTGAACTGCTGCGCCTTCGTGGTATTCACAAACACAACACTAATGTGATAAGTGAAGGGAAAGGTGAAATAATCCTTGCCAGGAGAAGTACAGAGAGGGAGTTTGATCTTAATGCTGTAGGTCCTTGTCCAAGGTGTTTTGCTTGGCATCAATTGAAAAACCTTAAGAGACATCAAAAGTTATGCCCAAAGTATGATGCTGATGAATCATATTCAAGCCAAACCAGTCTcaatatacagagtaaaacgTTAGTGGGACGAATTTCGGACCAGGCTTCAAAACTTGTTGTGACAGAAGTTTTCACTATCATGCAGCCTGACCATGTATCTCAAGTGGCCCAAACGGACCCACTTATCATAAGCCTTGGTAATCAGTTGATGGACCGTAACAGAGGAAACCGTGTAATGAGGAAATATTATACCAGCCAGGGTATGAGACTGTCTGCAAAACTCCTAATTGCTCTGAAGGAAACAACAGGACATGATGAGGATCTTAATTATTTCCTCCAACCTTCTCAATTTGTAAATGTGGCAGAAGCTGCTCTAAAATGTTCAAACCAAGACAGCATCGATGAAGAAGATCTTTCGTCACCAAGCAATGCTATTAAATTAGGGTATGATATAAAATCATTAGCAAGTTCAAAACTAGCCAGTGCTATCATACATGCTGATGAAAAGAGGCAAAAAGAGGCAGAAAATTTTCTGCAATTAATGAAAATGCAGTGGACTGTGAAAGTAACGAAGCTAGCAAGAATGGTTTTACAAGAAAGACAGTATAAGCCCAAGTCATTGCCGACACCCGAAGACATTAAGAAAATAACAGAATTTATGAAAACGGAGATCTGCAACCTTGATCTTACTGACATTTCATATGCTAACTACAAAAAAGTTGTTGTGTTGACTTTGGCCAGGATCACACTGTACAATAGAAGAAGGTGCCATGAGGTTCAGGCAATAAG ATTGAAGGCTTACAATCAGAGAAAAACTGGTCAAGACGATGTTCAGGCACAATTGATGAAAGAGCTGACTTCATTCGAAGCACACCTTTTAATGACTCAGGAAGTTGTTGAGATACGAGGAAAG GTTGGAAGATGTGTTCCAGTTATTTTACCTCTGGAAACGCGCCAGGCTTTAAGTTTTATTGCAAGCAAGATAGTCCGAAAGGCATGTTCCATTCCAGTTGAATCTCCATACCTTTTTGGTAGCAAAA CTGGAGGTGTATTTAGGGCGTATGATGCCATATCAACTGTTGCTCAAGAGGCTGGGCTGTCAAGTCCAAGCCTTATTCGTACAAGTAATATGAGGAAATATATGGCCACCATGGTTCAG GCTCTTGATACCAGTGAAGCTGAGAGGAGTTGGATCATACAACACCTAGGGCATAATATGGATGTGCATTTACACCATTACAGACAAACATCTGATGTACTAGAAAGAACAGAAGTAGCAAAGATTTTGTTGATTCAAGATTTTGGAATAGTGCCCCATTATGTGGGAAGAAAACTTTCCGATATTCAGTTGGATG atATCATTTCAACTGGTGAAAGTACATCTGATGTGGGTTCTCAAGTAAAGCCAGCATTTGAACAGCAGCAAGATGATGACAGCGTTATTCCAGAGTACAATGGGAATCCCATGAATAGTGATGATGAAGATGGAT TTTCAAAACCAAAGAAGACAGAAAGAAAGCGGTGGAGCAAGGAAGAGGAGGACGAACTGAAAAAACTATTCAAAGCTAATTTTGAAAAAGACTATTGTCCCAAACAATTGGagatagaaaaaataatgaaaaagagcAGGGAAAAGGGGGGGCTTATCCACTTACGTCCAAGGGACAATATCAAAAAGAAAGTTAGTGGGATGTTGGTCAAAATGAGGAAGAAAAAAGATGGTTGA
- the LOC117690845 gene encoding mucin-17: MRSNLRRDPSLQKDGCGVETEMTKRKRPVKSNGHEEEKIGRIVWAQVKGVPRTMMWPVRLEGVENGGKYTVFCNADQAILTATKVESFSEIKKWQEKGIQVLKKRKHTLESFLDDVTWATSTDCFSSSAVGSPTTCDTSAVVIESVFDDMSWATPSGRSETVVTPGSIACTTVAHSPKTDVGQMTKTPCDTSAEVIESSLDDMRRTTSGSETVVTPGTMTCIAVTHPPRSDVDQLAATTCDTSAVVIKSVFDDMSWATPSGRSETVVTPGSIACTTVAHSPKTDVGQMTKTPCDTSAEVIETSLDDMRRTTSGSETVVTPGTMTCIAVTHPPRSDVDQLAATTCDTSAVVIESVFDDMSWATPSGRSETLVTPGSIACTTVAHSPKTDVGQMTKTPCDTSAEVIESSLDDMRRTTSGSETVVTPGTMTCIAVTHPPRSDVDQLAATTCDTSAVVIESVFDDMSWATPSGRSETVVTPGSIACTMVAHSPKTDVGQMTKTPCDTSAEVIESSLDDMRRTTSGSETVVTPGTMTCIAVTHPPRSDVDQLAATTCDTSAVVIESVFDDMSWATPSGRSETVVTPGSIACTMVAHSPKSDVGQMTKTPCDTSAEVIESSLDDMRRTTSGSETVVTPGTMTCIAVTHPPSGH, translated from the exons ATGCGCAGTAACCTCAGAAGAGACCCGTCATTGCAGAAGGACGGATGTGGAGTTGAGACAG aaatgacaaaaagaaaaagaccaGTTAAAAGTAATGGacatgaagaagaaaaaataggAAGGATTGTGTGGGCCCAGGTAAAAGGTGTCCCCAGAACAATGATGTGGCCTGTAAGGCTTGAAGGGGTGGAGAATGGAGGCAAATATACAGTGTTTTGCAATGCTGACCAAGCTAT TTTGACTGCAACAAAAGTGGAAtcattttcagaaataaaaaaatggcAGGAGAAAGGCATAC aGGTGCTCAAGAAGAGAAAACACACTTTGGAAAGTTTTCTTGATGATGTAACTTGGGCTACATCAACAGATTGCTTCAGCTCATCAGCAGTTGGTTCTCCAACCACCTGCGATACATCTGCAG TGGTCATTGAAAGTGTTTTTGATGACATGAGTTGGGCGACACCATCTGGCCGTTCAGAAACGGTAGTTACTCCAGGATCTATTGCATGCACTACGGTTGCCCACTCTCCCAAGACAGATGTAGGTCAGATGACAAAGACCCCGTGTGATACATCTGCAG AGGTCATTGAAAGTTCTCTTGATGACATGAGAAGGACAACATCTGGTTCAGAAACGGTAGTTACTCCAGGAACTATGACATGCATTGCAGTTACCCACCCTCCCAGGTCAGATGTAGATCAATTGGCAGCAACCACGTGTGATACATCtgcag TGGTCATTAAAAGTGTTTTTGATGACATGAGTTGGGCGACACCATCTGGCCGTTCAGAAACGGTAGTTACTCCAGGATCTATTGCATGCACTACGGTTGCCCACTCTCCCAAGACAGATGTAGGTCAGATGACAAAGACCCCGTGTGATACATCTGCAG AGGTCATTGAAACTTCTCTTGATGACATGAGAAGGACAACATCTGGTTCAGAAACGGTAGTTACTCCAGGAACTATGACATGCATTGCAGTTACCCACCCTCCCAGGTCAGATGTAGATCAATTGGCAGCAACCACGTGTGATACATCtgcag TGGTCATTGAAAGTGTTTTTGATGACATGAGTTGGGCGACACCATCTGGCCGTTCAGAAACGTTAGTTACTCCAGGATCTATTGCATGCACTACGGTTGCCCACTCTCCCAAGACAGATGTAGGTCAGATGACAAAGACCCCGTGTGATACATCTGCAG AGGTCATTGAAAGTTCTCTTGATGACATGAGAAGGACAACATCTGGTTCAGAAACAGTAGTTACTCCAGGAACTATGACATGCATTGCAGTTACCCACCCTCCCAGGTCAGATGTAGATCAATTGGCAGCAACCACGTGTGATACATCtgcag TGGTCATTGAAAGTGTTTTTGATGACATGAGTTGGGCGACACCATCTGGCCGTTCAGAAACGGTAGTTACTCCAGGATCTATTGCATGCACTATGGTTGCCCACTCTCCCAAGACAGATGTAGGCCAGATGACAAAGACCCCGTGTGATACATCTGCAG AGGTCATTGAAAGTTCTCTTGATGACATGAGAAGGACAACATCTGGTTCAGAAACGGTAGTTACTCCAGGAACTATGACATGCATTGCAGTTACCCACCCTCCCAGGTCAGATGTAGATCAATTGGCAGCAACCACGTGTGATACATCtgcag TGGTCATTGAAAGTGTTTTTGATGACATGAGTTGGGCGACACCATCTGGCCGTTCAGAAACGGTAGTTACTCCAGGATCTATTGCATGCACTATGGTTGCCCACTCTCCCAAGTCGGATGTAGGTCAGATGACAAAGACCCCGTGTGATACATCTGCAG AGGTCATTGAAAGTTCTCTTGATGACATGAGAAGGACAACATCTGGTTCAGAAACGGTAGTTACTCCAGGAACTATGACATGCATTGCAGTTACCCACCCTCCCAG TGGTCATTGA